In the Quercus lobata isolate SW786 chromosome 5, ValleyOak3.0 Primary Assembly, whole genome shotgun sequence genome, one interval contains:
- the LOC115991622 gene encoding heat shock 70 kDa protein 16-like isoform X2, which produces MSVVGFDIGNENCVIGVAKQRGIDVLLNDESKRETPAVVSFGEKQRFMGSVGAASATMNPRSTISQVKRLIGRTFRELDIENDLRLFPFECLEGQDGGVLIRLEYLGEMRTFSPVQILGMLFSHLKQIAEKDLELNVSDCVIGIPSYFTDLQRRAYLDAATIAGLRPLRLMHDCTATALGYGIYKNDFSVAGPTYVVFVDIGHCDTQVCVASFESGQMKIISHAFDRNLGGRDFDEVLFRYFAAQFKEQYDIDVYANPKASIRLRASCEKLKKVLSANAEAPLNIECLMDEKDVKGFIKRDEFEKLSLNLLERISVPCHTALLDSGLTVEKIHSVELVGSGSRIPAITRILTSLFNREPGRTINASECVARGCALQCAMLSPIYRVREYEVQDAFPFSIGFSTKEGPICTLSNSALLQKHRPFPSVKIFCLHRTDTFPMEAYYADLNELPSGVSPKISSFMIGPFEVSNMEATKVKVRVQLNIHGIVTVVSASLLEDNVDDDSLAKSDDHLTSTKMEAEADHGSSAVPNSAEDSNLKRMKPSSVSSGDGLRKSKFVKRLDIPVSESVFGGIAKADLSEAEKIEHQLVQQDLKMEHAKEMKNALESYVYEMRDKILHTYCGFSTESEREGISYNLQQTEEWLYEDGFDESVDAYTEKLEYLKKLVDPIENRYKEEGARARASKDLLDCITNYRMVVVSHPVSERDVVIDECNKAEQWLQEKLQHQNSLPKTADPILWSNEIKRKSEAFDMTCKHIMRSNASPPSFEDEDDSDQRDKPDGIRMQVD; this is translated from the exons ATGAGTGTGGTGGGATTTGATATTGGAAATGAGAACTGTGTAATTGGGGTTGCGAAGCAACGCGGGATTGATGTTTTGCTGAATGATGAGTCGAAGAGGGAAACACCGGCTGTGGTGTCGTTTGGCGAGAAGCAGCGGTTCATGGGCTCCGTTGGGGCTGCTAGTGCGACAATGAATCCTAGGTCCACGATATCTCAAGTGAAGAGGTTGATTGGTAGGACATTTAGGGAGCTGGATATTGAGAATGACCTTAGGTTGTTCCCTTTTGAATGTTTGGAAGGTCAGGATGGCGGTGTTTTAATTCGTTTAGAATATTTGGGTGAGATGCGTACATTCTCTCCGGTTCAGATTCTGGGGATGCTGTTTTCTCATTTGAAGCAAATAGCTGAGAAGGATCTTGAATTGAATGTTTCGGATTGTGTGATTGGGATTCCTTCTTACTTCACGGATTTGCAGAGGCGTGCTTATTTGGATGCGGCAACAATTGCTGGACTGAGGCCGCTGAGATTGATGCATGACTGTACTGCTACAGCACTTGGCTATGGTATTTACAAGAATGATTTCTCTGTTGCAGGCCCAACTTATGTTGTGTTTGTCGACATTGGTCATTGCGACACACAAGTTTGTGTAGCATCGTTTGAGAGTGgacaaatgaaaataatttccCATGCTTTTGACAGGAACCTGGGAGGGAGAGACTTTGATGAGGTTCTGTTCAGATATTTTGCGGCACAGTTCAAGGAGCAGTATGATATTGATGTCTATGCAAATCCCAAAGCGTCTATTAGGTTGAGGGCGTCTTGTGAGAAACTAAAGAAGGTTCTGAGTGCGAATGCAGAGGCGCCACTAAATATAGAGTGCTTGATGGATGAGAAGGATGTTAAAGGTTTTATTAAAAGGGACGAATTTGAGAAATTGTCATTAAACTTGTTGGAGAGAATCAGTGTTCCTTGTCATACGGCTTTGCTTGACTCTGGTTTGACTGTAGAGAAGATCCACTCAGTGGAGCTTGTAGGCTCAGGGTCTCGGATACCAGCTATTACTAGGATTTTAACTTCTCTATTTAACAGAGAACCAGGCCGGACAATCAATGCAAGTGAGTGTGTGGCTCGTGGTTGTGCTCTTCAGTGTGCAATGCTTAGCCCAATATACCGGGTCAGAGAATATGAG GTTCAAGATGCATTTCCTTTCTCCATAGGATTCTCAACAAAAGAAGGTCCAATATGCACTTTGTCGAATAGTGCTCTTTTGCAGAAACACCGGCCATTTCCAAGTGTTAAGATTTTTTGTTTGCATAGAACTGATACGTTCCCTATGGAAGCTTATTATGCTGATCTAAATGAATTGCCTTCTGGTGTATCACCTAAAATCAGCAGTTTTATG ATTGGCCCATTCGAAGTTTCTAACATGGAAGCAACAAAAGTTAAAGTTAGAGTGCAGCTAAACATTCATGGAATTGTTACTGTAGTATCAGCCTCA CTATTAGAAGATAATGTAGATGATGATTCCCTTGCAAAGAGTGATGATCATTTGACTTCAACAAAGATGGAGGCTGAAGCCGATCATGGGTCTTCTGCTGTCCCAAATAGTGCTGAAGATAGTAATCTTAAACGGATGAAACCTTCATCCGTATCTTCT GGCGATGGACTAAGAAAAAGCAAGTTTGTCAAAAGGCTGGATATTCCTGTTAGTGAGAGTGTCTTTGGTGGAATAGCAAAAGCAGATCTCTCAGAAGCTGAAAAGATAGAACATCAGCTGGTGCAACAAGACTTAAAGATGGAGCAtgcaaaagaaatgaaaaatgcaTTGGAGTCTTATGTCTACGAGATGCGTGATAAG ATATTACATACATACTGTGGCTTTTCCACCGAGTCGGAGAGGGAAGGGATATCCTATAATCTTCAACAGACAGAAGAGTGGCTTTATGAGGATGGATTTGATGAATCTGTAGATGCTTATACTGAAAAGCTGGAGTATCTTAAAAAG CTGGTTGATCCCATTGAAAACCGATATAAAGAGGAAGGGGCACGAGCCCGAGCTAGTAAGGATTTATTAGATTGCATCACAAATTATCGGATGGTTGTAGTATCACATCCTGTCAGTGAGAGAGATGTG gTCATTGATGAATGCAATAAAGCAGAGCAATGGTTGCAAGAGAAACTCCAACATCAGAATTCTTTGCCTAAAACTGCTGATCCAATATTATGGTCAAATGAAATCAAGAGAAAGTCAGAGGCCTTTGACAT GACATGCAAACACATAATGAGATCCAATGCTTCTCCCCCCAGTTTTGAGGATGAAGATGACTCAGACCAAAGAGACAAACCAGATGGCATTCGCATGCAAGTAGATTGA
- the LOC115991622 gene encoding heat shock 70 kDa protein 16-like isoform X1 — MSVVGFDIGNENCVIGVAKQRGIDVLLNDESKRETPAVVSFGEKQRFMGSVGAASATMNPRSTISQVKRLIGRTFRELDIENDLRLFPFECLEGQDGGVLIRLEYLGEMRTFSPVQILGMLFSHLKQIAEKDLELNVSDCVIGIPSYFTDLQRRAYLDAATIAGLRPLRLMHDCTATALGYGIYKNDFSVAGPTYVVFVDIGHCDTQVCVASFESGQMKIISHAFDRNLGGRDFDEVLFRYFAAQFKEQYDIDVYANPKASIRLRASCEKLKKVLSANAEAPLNIECLMDEKDVKGFIKRDEFEKLSLNLLERISVPCHTALLDSGLTVEKIHSVELVGSGSRIPAITRILTSLFNREPGRTINASECVARGCALQCAMLSPIYRVREYEVQDAFPFSIGFSTKEGPICTLSNSALLQKHRPFPSVKIFCLHRTDTFPMEAYYADLNELPSGVSPKISSFMIGPFEVSNMEATKVKVRVQLNIHGIVTVVSASCFLLNQLLEDNVDDDSLAKSDDHLTSTKMEAEADHGSSAVPNSAEDSNLKRMKPSSVSSGDGLRKSKFVKRLDIPVSESVFGGIAKADLSEAEKIEHQLVQQDLKMEHAKEMKNALESYVYEMRDKILHTYCGFSTESEREGISYNLQQTEEWLYEDGFDESVDAYTEKLEYLKKLVDPIENRYKEEGARARASKDLLDCITNYRMVVVSHPVSERDVVIDECNKAEQWLQEKLQHQNSLPKTADPILWSNEIKRKSEAFDMTCKHIMRSNASPPSFEDEDDSDQRDKPDGIRMQVD, encoded by the exons ATGAGTGTGGTGGGATTTGATATTGGAAATGAGAACTGTGTAATTGGGGTTGCGAAGCAACGCGGGATTGATGTTTTGCTGAATGATGAGTCGAAGAGGGAAACACCGGCTGTGGTGTCGTTTGGCGAGAAGCAGCGGTTCATGGGCTCCGTTGGGGCTGCTAGTGCGACAATGAATCCTAGGTCCACGATATCTCAAGTGAAGAGGTTGATTGGTAGGACATTTAGGGAGCTGGATATTGAGAATGACCTTAGGTTGTTCCCTTTTGAATGTTTGGAAGGTCAGGATGGCGGTGTTTTAATTCGTTTAGAATATTTGGGTGAGATGCGTACATTCTCTCCGGTTCAGATTCTGGGGATGCTGTTTTCTCATTTGAAGCAAATAGCTGAGAAGGATCTTGAATTGAATGTTTCGGATTGTGTGATTGGGATTCCTTCTTACTTCACGGATTTGCAGAGGCGTGCTTATTTGGATGCGGCAACAATTGCTGGACTGAGGCCGCTGAGATTGATGCATGACTGTACTGCTACAGCACTTGGCTATGGTATTTACAAGAATGATTTCTCTGTTGCAGGCCCAACTTATGTTGTGTTTGTCGACATTGGTCATTGCGACACACAAGTTTGTGTAGCATCGTTTGAGAGTGgacaaatgaaaataatttccCATGCTTTTGACAGGAACCTGGGAGGGAGAGACTTTGATGAGGTTCTGTTCAGATATTTTGCGGCACAGTTCAAGGAGCAGTATGATATTGATGTCTATGCAAATCCCAAAGCGTCTATTAGGTTGAGGGCGTCTTGTGAGAAACTAAAGAAGGTTCTGAGTGCGAATGCAGAGGCGCCACTAAATATAGAGTGCTTGATGGATGAGAAGGATGTTAAAGGTTTTATTAAAAGGGACGAATTTGAGAAATTGTCATTAAACTTGTTGGAGAGAATCAGTGTTCCTTGTCATACGGCTTTGCTTGACTCTGGTTTGACTGTAGAGAAGATCCACTCAGTGGAGCTTGTAGGCTCAGGGTCTCGGATACCAGCTATTACTAGGATTTTAACTTCTCTATTTAACAGAGAACCAGGCCGGACAATCAATGCAAGTGAGTGTGTGGCTCGTGGTTGTGCTCTTCAGTGTGCAATGCTTAGCCCAATATACCGGGTCAGAGAATATGAG GTTCAAGATGCATTTCCTTTCTCCATAGGATTCTCAACAAAAGAAGGTCCAATATGCACTTTGTCGAATAGTGCTCTTTTGCAGAAACACCGGCCATTTCCAAGTGTTAAGATTTTTTGTTTGCATAGAACTGATACGTTCCCTATGGAAGCTTATTATGCTGATCTAAATGAATTGCCTTCTGGTGTATCACCTAAAATCAGCAGTTTTATG ATTGGCCCATTCGAAGTTTCTAACATGGAAGCAACAAAAGTTAAAGTTAGAGTGCAGCTAAACATTCATGGAATTGTTACTGTAGTATCAGCCTCA TGTTTTCTACTGAATCAGCTATTAGAAGATAATGTAGATGATGATTCCCTTGCAAAGAGTGATGATCATTTGACTTCAACAAAGATGGAGGCTGAAGCCGATCATGGGTCTTCTGCTGTCCCAAATAGTGCTGAAGATAGTAATCTTAAACGGATGAAACCTTCATCCGTATCTTCT GGCGATGGACTAAGAAAAAGCAAGTTTGTCAAAAGGCTGGATATTCCTGTTAGTGAGAGTGTCTTTGGTGGAATAGCAAAAGCAGATCTCTCAGAAGCTGAAAAGATAGAACATCAGCTGGTGCAACAAGACTTAAAGATGGAGCAtgcaaaagaaatgaaaaatgcaTTGGAGTCTTATGTCTACGAGATGCGTGATAAG ATATTACATACATACTGTGGCTTTTCCACCGAGTCGGAGAGGGAAGGGATATCCTATAATCTTCAACAGACAGAAGAGTGGCTTTATGAGGATGGATTTGATGAATCTGTAGATGCTTATACTGAAAAGCTGGAGTATCTTAAAAAG CTGGTTGATCCCATTGAAAACCGATATAAAGAGGAAGGGGCACGAGCCCGAGCTAGTAAGGATTTATTAGATTGCATCACAAATTATCGGATGGTTGTAGTATCACATCCTGTCAGTGAGAGAGATGTG gTCATTGATGAATGCAATAAAGCAGAGCAATGGTTGCAAGAGAAACTCCAACATCAGAATTCTTTGCCTAAAACTGCTGATCCAATATTATGGTCAAATGAAATCAAGAGAAAGTCAGAGGCCTTTGACAT GACATGCAAACACATAATGAGATCCAATGCTTCTCCCCCCAGTTTTGAGGATGAAGATGACTCAGACCAAAGAGACAAACCAGATGGCATTCGCATGCAAGTAGATTGA